The DNA window ATCCAAACCCTCTCTTCATTCCAACCATGCGGGCTTCTGTGCACTCCCATCCACTCCAAAATACCTTTCCAAACCATATGGACATGGCTACATTCAAAGAAGAGGTGGTGAATGCTCTCCAAATTATTGCAAAATTCACACGTCGGATTCACGCTAATCCCAAATTTTAACAGTCTGTCCTTAGTAGACAGTTTACCATGCAGTACCAaccacaaaaggaaaatagcTCGTGGTCGGGCCAAATTATGCATTATCATGTGTCGCCACTCAACCTTGTTCATCGTACCCCGTATGGCAATATAAAGTAATTTAGTTTTGAACTGTTTACCTTGTAAAACATCCTGCCAATACTGCATATCCTTAATATCATCTCgacatttcatcatttttttcacAGTCCATGAACAGCTTGCTTTCACCTGCCATGCCATGACTTCGTTATTCTTGATGTAGTAAGCATTCAGCCACCGCACCCATAGCTTGTCCGCTTTAGCTTGTAAATTCCATAATAATTTTCCAATAGTAGCAAGATTCCAAGCTTTCAGAGATATAAGATTGAGGCCTCCAGCTCCCGTCGGTCGACAAACCGTATCCCATGCTACGGGAGCTTTCCTCGTGCTACCACTTTTACCACTCCAGAGAAAACCTCGACACAACGCCTCTATATGATTCAGAACCTTTTGCGGAATTGGGAAGATTTGCATCCAATAAGAGGTAACAGCGAATAAGATGCTTTTGATCAATTGGAACCGGCCCGCATAGCTCAAAAGATTGGCTGTCCAGTGACGAATCCGCATCATAATCTTCTCAATCAATGGCTGAAACTGCTGTACCGTGACTCTTTTACTAGCTAACGGCACTCCCAGGTATTTGAAAGGGAGGGCACCTCTAGCAAAACCTGTCCAGCCACAAATCACCTCTTGGGTATGGTTGGTGACACCACCAAAATACAGCTTGCACTTCTGAGGGTGAGCCACCAAACCAGTCGAGTCAGAAAAAATTTGGAACTTCTCCATAAGTAACTTAACTGAACTCTCATCCCCTCGCAGGAAAAGGATAAGATCATCCGCAAAGCAAATATTGATAATACCCAGCTTCTCGCACCTGGGATGAAAGTTGAAGTTGTGATTCTCCTTTAGCTTTTGTAAACATCTATGTAAATACTCCATGATGAGCACAAAAAGTAACGGCGAAATCGGGTCTCCCTGTCGCAAGCCTCGCTGTGCTTTTAACTCTGCAGTCATGTAGCCATTTATGGAAAATCTGTATGAAACAGTTCTAACGCACGTCATAATCCAGCCAACAAACTTCTCAGGGAAATTCATTTCTCTCATTACTTGATCCAAAGCATCCCACTCAACGGTATCATACGCCTTTTGAATGTCCATTTGGATTGCACACCGGGGAGAGATTTGTTTCCTATTATAGCCTTTCATGAGTTCCTGAGCCAACATAATGTTGTCATGAATCACTCGACCAGGAATAAACGCCGACTGGCTCTCATCCGTGACTTCGGATATAACCTTGCTCAGTCTTGTTGTCAAAATCTTAGAAATAATTTTGTACAAAGTGCTGCAGCAAGCAATGGGCCTCATGTCTTTTACCATCTTGGCGTTAGGCGACTTCGGAATAAGAGTAACCACTGCACAATTTACAGCAGAAAACAGCCGGTTCTGAGCAAAAAAATCTTGGACAGCGGCAACAACATCTTTTTTAATCACACTCCAGGTGCTTTTGAAAAATTTGGAGGTGTATCCGTCCATGCCCGGAGCCTTATTTTCCCCAATATTTTTCACAGCTCTCCATATTTCCGCCTCTGTTACAGGAAGGATCAAACTTTGTTTATGTGTCTCACTAAGCTGAGGTCCTTTCCGCATAGCATCCACATCCACATGTCTAATAATATCTCTTTTTGTTCCAACGATGCTTCTATAAAATTGGAGAATCTCAGTCTCGATCTCAGCCATATCAGTAAGCTTCTTCCCACAAGAGTCCTCAAGATTATGGAGACTGGTTTGTTTATGCTTACCCCGAATAATGGCGTGGAAGTAAGCGTTGTTACTATCACCCAACTTTAACCAATCGATTTTGGCTCTTTGTCTCAAGCTTTTTTCCTCTTCCTCAGTAGCCACAAGGAGTTTATCTGTGAGATCCTTAACCTCGGCAGCTAGCTCAGTATTAAAAAGGTCACCTGCTAGTTGACTTTGTGCAATGTCCAGTTGAGTTCTATATCTTTTCAACTTTTGAATATCAGCTGTCATATTCCTAGTCAATCCTCTTAACAGGGGCTGCAGCCTCTTCAATTTTCTCCACACAGCATACATTGGTTTACCAGCAACACTCGGGTTCCAGCTATTCATAACCGTCTGCGTATAGTCTTTATGCTTCACCACACTGTTCAGAAATTTAAATCTCGGTTGCTGTCTCAGTTTCACCGTAGGTGCTCCTTTGATGTTTATAAGTAGCGGCGAGTGATCCGAAACGTGACTATTTAACACATCCACGATACTGTCCGGGAATCCAACAAACCAATCCATATTACATAAAACATGGTCAATTCTCGAGTAAATAAGGCCATTGATATGATGATTTGACCACGTGTAGTAATGACCCCTCGTATCGTGCTCAGACAGTTGCGTATTTTTCATCATCAATTCCAAGTCTGCAACTTCAGTTTGGTGAACCGGGGTGCCACCGATCCTATCAGTGAAATTTATGACATTGTTATAGTCACCTATTACTGCCCATGGCCCAGTAATCATACCAGCCAGCTTCTCAATATCATTCCAAAGTCGCCTCCTTTGAATGAGATGGTTATGAGCATAGACTACACTAATCCAGCTAATCCTCTGCCCAGAACATGTTACAAAGCTCACCATGGATATGCTGCTCAGAAGTGTCTAGCAAGTTGAATTTAATCTCATCATGTTTCCAAAGAATCCATATTCTCCCATTAGGATGGTCCCTGTAATTATCCATCCAAGACCAGGAATTACCAAACAATTTCCGAATCTTGTCAGCCTTATTCTGTTTAACCCGAGTTTCTAATAAAGCAATCCAAGGCACATTTAAGAATCTGAGATGGGCTTTAATCTCAGTGTGCCTCGAAACTTTATTCAAGCCCCTAATGTTCCACACCACTAACATGGATCACCCATTAGGTGAGTATCCTGTCCTAGGACTTCAAATCCATTCTTACTTGTACCAATAATTTCCACATTGGGTCCCTTAGACTCATCCTCCACAATGCTTTTGCCTCTATGCCTAGAAGCTCCAACTACTGTCCAAGGGCTTTCCACTGCAACCACAATAGGATCCTGCTGAACACCCGTAGTCTCTGGGTTATTATTAGTCTTTTGTTGCGGAGGTTTCGGTGCCCAAATCTTCTTCCCCTGCACATTAGGCTTTTTCTGTTTCTCACAATCATGACCCAATTTACTACATTTCATGCAGTATACAGGTTGCCATTCATAGTGTACCTGTTGAGTGAACCTCACACCATCCGGTCCCTTGATGATTATAGAATCCTTCAATGGAACAGTGATGTCTATCTCCACTAGTAATCGAGCATACGAAATACGCAGCTTCTTTGTTGTACATTCATCAGCCATCAAAGGCGTCCCTAAGGCACTACCTATCTTCCCGATACTTTTTTCACCCCAGAACGTAAGCGGAAGTTGTGGCAACATGACCCAAATAGGCACTAACCTAATGGCATCTTCACTCAGAGAGAAGTTAGGACTCCATTCATGAAGGAACATAGGTTGGCGAAAAATTGAGTAAGGACCCCTTTTCAGTACAGACTCTTTGTCCTCTTTTGATTGGAATCGTATAATAAAGAATCCCTCTTCATTATAGTAGAGTTCAGGGAGAGCTGCAAAATTCCACACCCTCATCATAAAGTTCTTAACTCCATTCATAGTGAGATTTCCTCCAAGAACATACATAATGAGTGCATTTTCCCAATAGATCGTTTCTGAAGCTACATCTTCAGCCTCTATCACCACTTCAATGTCACCATTAACAACCATTGGTGGCGTGTAATCTAGTCCAATTCCGTTAGTTGGGAGTCTGTTACCCTTGATAACATCCACCCAAGTTGTATCCTTAGCAGTCTTTTCTGTTTCAATCTGTTGCACCTCTATAATCGGTGGAAGTTTCGCCGCTTTCGGTGAGTTTGATTCTCCAGTTGTCCCAAGTGTGTCCGTTAGCTTATCCAGTAATGAACCTCGTAAACTTGATTGTGGTGTGGAACCCCTCTGCGCCGCTGGAGGTGTCGCAGCCACCGGAATCTTCTTAGGTCGACCACGTCCCTTCCCCATAGCAATTACCCCTTGAACCCTAAACCATAGGTTGCAATCGCTCCCCAACAAGGTCCCTGACCCTAAGATCAGGAGTTTAAACCAAAATCAGAGAGACGACCGAACCCTAATTTAGGACCACCGGAGTCGAAGCTACAATTGCGCCGGAAATCACTTATCGCCGGAAATCGCCAGAGAAATTACAGCTCaggttttataaaattataatcattacaatttttaattttttattattattttatttttatatttatttatattaattttttcctaattttgttatatatatatatatatatatatatatatattatgttattttatgtattcaaaagttgttatcaacacaTAGATAATTTTGTGTCGAGAGTTATAATGAGTATcaagtgtactcaatttttttaaatatgtgctaaattataaatttttaatcactcaatattataaatattatttacaaaaaattatatatcaaattttcACCTTTAAATACCATATCTGCTATATAAaatcataaggataaaaatgtaaattattaataaaacatcTCTCATCCCCtcatgaaccaaacatatttttaaccaaaattcttcccctcccctcctctcatttgaaccaaacatacatataattagtaaaaattcctcccctccccttccctcgaTTAAAATCtcccccctcccctccccttcatttgaaccaaacagaccctaaaacACAAATAGGTTATGATTCTAACAAAACCTAAACTTATGTAATAAATCGCTACCAACAGGAATTATCAAAAAATTACACTAAGAAACGATTACCTAAACATGCAATAACCtatgaaaattaaaatgcaagagaGTGAGAGAGGGGGGAGAGAGAGTACACTAGGATGTATAGTGGATTgactctatcgtcctcgcaggagccTACTCCACTCCCCAATGGTTTCCCATTGAAAAATTTTCTTCTACTATGTTttgacaaatattacacgagttcaAACAATCACAGTATCCACAATaatgttgagaaaataaatctcttatTTGGATCTTGACTTTTAAACAACCTTGATATTTAACTCTCTGTGAAATCGTTATTTGATTCTCACTTCTTAAATCTTTTAGCTTCACCAGTCTGTTTCAAGTCTTCGTATGTGGCAACCAACCTTGATGATCCCACTGATTTCTTGAGCGATAAGCAGTCTGAAGATTAAGAAAAATGTTTACCTTGTCTATAGACTTCCATACAACACTACCAAGGTCAATCTGGAGAGGAGAACCTCATTCTTTTCACTAAAATTTGTCACCAGTCACAAAACCACAATTTTGCAAGCCTCCTAAAAATTGATACTCCCTTcattcctatttataagaaaattttaattttttagattcattaaataattGATGTATATAACCTACATATAGTCcaaatacatcatttattcaatgaatgaaaaaagtcaaaatttgcttataaataggAATGGAGGGAGTAAGTGTCAAATATGTGTAAATTTCTGCTAGAAAACGTGGCACTTTTCAGCTCCATTTTGTGTTTTCGATTATCATTTTCCCCAAGTTTTATTAGAATTTATCGTTTTTAGTATTTAGGAGTAAAATCTTTGATTTGTGTGCTATTATGCAAAAAAGTGGTGGATCAAGCCTAAAAGAAGAAGACATGAGCAATGGAAGAGAATACACAAAGCAATGAAGCAATAAGTTTTTTTCATGTCAAATCCGCCATGAAAAATTATGGTTGCCGGGCGAATCCTGCCAATTCTGCCAGGCGAATCCGGGGCGTTTTAAGCGTCAGGAGATCGCCAGGAGAATCTGGAGCGATTTAAGCGCCATGCAAAATTTTGGTCACCGAGCGAATTTGACTGTTTTTACGTTGGCATTTTAGTTGTAAAGTGACATTTCGCCAGACGAATACTTTGGGTGCCAGCCGAATTTGTCTAAGTAGAAACTCTCTAAATAGAGCATAAACATTTTTTTAGGGATCCACCATTTTGATAGAGGTGTGATCACCATTCATTGAGTAGAGAGGCTTAGAACATAATAATAGATGTTGCATCTAGATGATTCAGAGTTGGATTTGAATCAATCGTCTTGACACCACGAGAGTTGTCGATTcatcttccttcttctctttGTATTCTTTATTGTTGaggtttgtttgtaagtttactttactttgattttatgtttatatattgatcatggtgttgtataagaTCTAATTTACAAAGTCATATCGATGTTATCCTTGTTTACttgctttatgtttggatttgagtTTCTATAGACATATACTCTTCAGATTTGAATTTAGGATGAACATCTATCAGGTTCTAAATTCTAGAAATAAATTTAGATCTAATATTCACAGTTGCGTGAGACATCAGCGATGAGACAATACATTAGAACTCTCGTCGGTGCTTCAGACATGACCACTAATGTGAAGGATACATGATGATATTGACGATTGTTTTAGGTTGCGTACAATTGATCGACAGATTTAAGTATTTGATAGGTAGATGAAATTCACTCCCGACGAGTTCTCTACTCTTTAAAGAATGCATTATTTACTTGTTCATGTTACCTTTCACATCTTACGCTTTTAAAACATTCAAACCAAGCTTAGAAATGTGAAGACTATTGAACGACATTGATATCGCACTAATCCATATGGATACGATAAAACCCGAAATACATTCATACTAACATTTGCTTGCTGCTTTACCGCAACAATAAAAACCTTTACAAATTCTTCAAGaaatgttgaaggatagaaaaacacaagaaaggtgGTTTGAATTGgggttttcaaaaactaaaacaaTATAACACGTTGGTTATAGTGGTTCGCTTGAAATCAAAGCTACTTCAGTCCACCCtatcaaggtgatttcgcctctctcaatcgaggtctTCATCCACTAATCAAATCTTGATTACAAATCACAAAGACAACCGTCAACGTCTTCTTGAGATCAAACCACCACTTGGTTTCTCAAGAAATTACAACTCTAAAAACAAATATTCAACatgtttacaaatgcttctaaaaagctatatcacaactgtgatgtttataaaaaattatagcaCAAATAGTTTAAGAGATAAAATAATGTAAGAAACAATTTTGAGCGCTCTCGATTTCGTGTACGTGAGAATTGTACTTGAATCATCTTCATAGTCCCCTTTATATAGAAATTAGATTTAGAGATCTGTTGGAGACATATATGCTTGTTTTGGAAGGTTGATGATTTGAGGTTTAATATCCtttccaaaaatatatatatggtgTTTCAGTCACTATGTTTCAGTCGTTACTTTCTTGATTCTGTATTAATAATTGTTAATGAGATGTTGGATCTTCATACTTTCAGAAAATCTTGTACGTTAAGATTGGTCTCAGAACTTCAGTTGATGATCACATTTGAAGCTTTTTTGTTATTTCAGAACTTTCTTATCAGAGTATGTCTGGCAGAAAACTTCCTAAATTCCTCCATCATGATTTTCACAGAAATCACATCTCCCCTGGTAAATAACATCAAATCATCAGCAAAGGATATATAAGTGATTAGGAGTTTTTCACACCTAGGGTGGAAGTTATAATCAGCTATCGCTTTGAGTTTCTTCAAGCTTCTATATGCAAATATTCCATGATTAGGACAAAAAGAAGAGGGGAGATGGGATCTCCTTGTCTTAATCCCCTTTGAACCTGAAGAATGTTAGTTAGTTGGCCATAATATCTATAAGAACGGATCTGACACATACCATAACCCACTCTATAaatctttatttcttttatttatttactattgattataaaaataataggatatattttgaataatttttttgaataatgtATATTATTGTACTATTTATTTagatttcatatttttatttttatatggaCCAACTTATGATTTTAATGGTTTATTATCTCACCTTCTTTAAGCATGGCATTGAAGTAGTTTTGCCtggatttgttttaaaaaatctcCATTTCAAAAATTTTTTATGCTATAAGTTAATAGATTTCTGATTTTAAAATTGTTTCATCATTATTATTAAAACTAGCACTATTTGGTAAACATGATAATAATTCTATTATATTTTATCTCATTCTATTataaacttttgactttttaaatttatttttaaatattttatgttaatataaattttaaaaattagttttaaaaaaatgtagtTGTTTTTGAAGATAATACTCTCATTTCCGTTATGGAATGAATTATttaacaccaaatctcaaccgttaaaagaattaGTCAAACGgtcatattaaataaaataaaataataaaaaatatatagtcTATTTTTTTTCCTAAAAATAGACTATTTATATGACTCTTTGATCGAGTActattaacggttgagatttgatgtcaaattaaattttgacaccttggtgtcatttgatcatatTCATATACGAGGCATGATCCGTTGACACGAGGTGTAAGTCTAAAAGActtacaccaaatctcaaccgttaataaCATTTGATTAAACGGTCtataaa is part of the Vicia villosa cultivar HV-30 ecotype Madison, WI linkage group LG2, Vvil1.0, whole genome shotgun sequence genome and encodes:
- the LOC131649739 gene encoding uncharacterized protein LOC131649739, producing MGKGRGRPKKIPVAATPPAAQRGSTPQSSLRGSLLDKLTDTLGTTGESNSPKAAKLPPIIEVQQIETEKTAKDTTWVDVIKGNRLPTNGIGLDYTPPMVVNGDIEVVIEAEDVASETIYWENALIMYVLGGNLTMNGVKNFMMRVWNFAALPELYYNEEGFFIIRFQSKEDKESVLKRGPYSIFRQPMFLHEWSPNFSLSEDAIRLVPIWVMLPQLPLTFWGEKSIGKIGSALGTPLMADECTTKKLRISYARLLVEIDITVPLKDSIIIKGPDGVRFTQQVHYEWQPVYCMKCSKLGHDCEKQKKPNVQGKKIWAPKPPQQKTNNNPETTGVQQDPIVVAVESPWTVVGASRHRGKSIVEDESKGPNVEIIGTSKNGFEVLGQDTHLMGDPC